One window of Azospirillaceae bacterium genomic DNA carries:
- a CDS encoding LysR family transcriptional regulator has product MNISKLERLIAVFEAGSFRKASQGLGMSQPALTWSIKQLEDSLNTRLFERGPRGIRPTPMCERLMVRAKLIVSEHHRLVTEIAAGNRAQVIEVGVHPIMLNGDFARCAARFSQQEKDVTLKIKEGYSSQLLESLQRGEIDFAYCAFTEKALAKEGFDFEPVATQEYSIVAAPTHPIFEELSAKKPIGDHVWARVDVPNLVAADRNASEIDELLARFGYTSATQTVFSSSMGLLKLLVQEGGLLAMIADEFVAEEVAARTLRRVPGSQISASSVGLVTLTGSYETVTTRRFKSLLRQSHRRTSQLAKRA; this is encoded by the coding sequence ATGAACATCAGCAAGCTTGAAAGGCTGATCGCCGTCTTCGAGGCCGGCAGCTTCCGCAAGGCATCCCAGGGCCTGGGCATGTCGCAGCCGGCATTGACGTGGAGCATCAAGCAGCTGGAGGACAGCCTGAACACCCGGCTGTTCGAACGCGGCCCCCGCGGCATCCGCCCCACGCCGATGTGCGAACGCCTGATGGTGCGGGCCAAGCTGATCGTGTCCGAACACCACCGCCTGGTGACGGAGATCGCGGCCGGCAACCGGGCGCAGGTGATCGAGGTGGGGGTGCACCCCATCATGCTGAACGGCGATTTCGCGCGCTGTGCGGCCCGCTTCAGCCAGCAGGAAAAGGACGTCACCCTCAAGATCAAGGAAGGCTACAGCTCACAACTGTTGGAAAGCCTGCAACGGGGGGAGATCGACTTCGCCTATTGCGCCTTCACCGAAAAGGCGCTGGCCAAGGAAGGCTTCGATTTCGAGCCGGTGGCCACCCAGGAATATTCCATCGTCGCCGCCCCCACCCACCCGATCTTCGAGGAACTGTCAGCCAAGAAACCGATCGGCGACCATGTCTGGGCGCGGGTGGACGTGCCCAACCTGGTGGCCGCCGACCGCAACGCCAGCGAGATCGACGAGTTGCTGGCGCGTTTCGGCTACACCAGCGCCACGCAGACGGTCTTCTCCTCCTCCATGGGCCTGCTGAAGCTGCTGGTCCAGGAAGGCGGCCTGCTGGCCATGATCGCGGACGAGTTCGTGGCGGAGGAAGTAGCCGCGCGCACCCTGAGGCGGGTGCCGGGATCACAGATCAGCGCCTCTTCCGTCGGCTTGGTGACGCTGACCGGCAGCTATGAGACCGTGACCACACGGCGCTTCAAATCGCTGCTGCGCCAATCCCACCGCCGCACGTCCCAGCTGGCCAAGCGGGCGTGA